GCAGTAAACGTTTCATGTGGCGATATGCGATATTGGATACCTTGGCATATTGAGAAATATTTTTCAAATCCGGACAGATGAAACTGAACGGCTTGGTTTTATCTCTTTGTTTGAGTCTATATATTTTTTCAATGGCTTTTTTATTCATGATATCACAGCCGATACCGTAAAATGTGTCGGTGGGGTAGGCTATAATACCGCCTTTTCTGAGACATGCCACAGCCATAGATATGATTCGGGTCTGGGGTGTCTGGGGGTTAACATTATGTAACATTATGTTGTCTCCAAAAACGCGAGTAATTTAATATTAGTTGGGGTTTAATCACCAAAGCATATGCCAAGGGTTCTAGCCGTAAGGATTAACTCTCCGTTGGGGGCAACGCTGCGTATTCTGTTTACGGCGTCTTTTAAATGCACGCTTCCCATCATTCCACTGGGCTTAAGTGCCACCATTTTACCGAAATTTTTGCTGGCTGCCATATGCACAGCCTGAACCCCAAACCGGGTACACAATTGTCTGTCCCAGTGGGTCGGCTGACCGCCGCGCTGGAGGTGGCCAAGGACCACGCACCTACTCTCTTTCCCGGTCTTTTCCTGGATTTTTTCGGCAAGCAGGTAACCAATGCCACCAAGGCGGATTTCTCTGTCTGTATTATTATTGTCGGACACCACCATGGTGTCGTCAAGCTTTGCGCCTTCAGCCACAATAACAATGGTAAATAACTTGCCCATAGCTTCCCGGGATCTGATTTTTTTTTCAATGGCCGTCATATTGAATTTTATTTCAGGGATCAGAATTACATCCGCGCCGCCGGCAAGCCCGGCATAGGCTGCTATCCATCCGGCATACCGGCCCATGACCTCAAGTACCATGACCCGGTTATGACTCTGGGCCGTTGAATGCAGTCGGTCAAGGGCATCCACGGCACAGGCCACGGCAGTGTCAAATCCAAATGTCTGCTGGGTGGCATCCAGATCATTGTCAATGGTTTTAGGTACACCAATGACAGGCAGTCCTGATTCATGCATCTGCAGGGCTGTGGTCAAGGTGCCGTCTCCGCCGATGACTACAAGTGCATCAAGACCCAACGCTTCCGTACTCTGCCGGACCTGGCTCATCAGATCCTCTGGTATTTTTCGTGTTTCACCCTGACCGGTTTTCGATGAAAATCTGCCCGCATTTGCCGTGCCCAGGATGGTACCGCCGCGAATGAGAAGTCCGTCCATATCCCGGACAGTGAGTGGGTCAGCTTGTACAGGAGCCAAGAGCCCGTCAAAGCCACCCCGTATGCCTATGGTGGCAAAGCCCTGCATATCACCCGCTTTTACAATGGCCCTGATCACTGCATTCAATCCGGGGCAGTCTCCTCCCCCTGTTACCACACCAATTTTTTTTCCCATCTCTTCATCCTTATCAATTGGGAATAACTCCCATATTTGAATATAGGTGGTTGAATTTGCCTCACGGTGCTATATCAGATAATAAGTAATCAAACAAATAAATTACAACGGAATCATTTTATAAGGTATTTGTGACTTGAAATCAGTATACTTTTATTTGTCCTGCCATTCCTGTTATCCTTAATATTCTGGATCATCGAAAAAAAATTAATTAAATGACCTTTATGTATATTTCTCTTAGGAATGATCTTGTAAAAAGTTCATGATTTTGGTAAAAGGACTTGTTTATATACTTTGCTATGAATAATTATTGGCCAGCCTTTTCACCCACCTTTTTGATGTGACGGCTGGCCTTTAAAGTATAAATAAACACCTTTCCTTTCTGGAGGCCTTAATTTATGTCCAATGTATTACCAGAACAGGGGCTGTCTTTTGATGATGTGCTCCTGCTTCCCGATTATTCCGCCATCCTGCCTGACGAAGTGACTACGCACACCCGTTTGACCAAGGAGCTTGAACTCAATATTCCCATTGTCAGTGCGGCCATGGATACGGTGACAGAATCAGATACCGCCATCAGCATGGCCCGGGCCGGCGGCTTGGGATTTATCCACAGAAACCTGAGTATTGCCGAGCAGGTGGTTGAAGTGGACCGGGTTAAAAAAAGTGAAAGCGGTATGATTGTTGACCCTGTGACCGTCCATCCCGATGCCACTATTTCCGATGTGCTGAGTATTATGGCAAAATACCGTATATCCGGTATCCCGGTTGTGGAAGGTGATAAGCTGGTCGGTATCGTGACCAACAGAGATCTTCGTTTTGAGACCCAGTTAGATAAACCGGCCAGGGAGGTTATGACCAGTGAAAATTTGGTGACTGTACCCGAAAAATGCACCCTTGAAGAATCCAAAATCATGTTGCACAAACACAGAATTGAAAAACTTCTGGTAGTGGATCCCCAAGGCAAACTCAAAGGACTGATCACCATTAAGGATATTGAAAAGATAAGAAAATATCCCAATGCCTGCAAGGACTCCCTGGGACGACTGAGAGCCGGTGCTGCCATTGGTGTGGGGTCTGACATGATGGAGCGTGTGGAAGCGCTTCTGAATGCCGGGGCAGATGCCCTGGTCATTGATACGTCCCATGGGCATTCCAAAAATGTGGTCATGGCGGTTCAGCGTATCAAGGCTGCTTTCCCTACCTGCCAACTTATTGCCGGTAATGTGGCCATGGAGGCCGGGGCAAAGGCATTGATTGATGCAGGTGTTGATGCCGTTAAAATCGGCATTGGGCCTGGTTCCATATGTACCACCCGTATTGTTGCAGGTGTCGGCGTGCCCCAGTTGACAGCCGTGATGAACTGCGCTGAGATTTCAAAGAAAACCGGTGTCCCCCTGATTGCCGACGGCGGGATCAAGTATTCCGGGGATGTCTCTAAAGCTCTGGGCGCCGGTGCCCATTCCGTTATGTTAGGCAGTATGCTGGCCGGTACCAAAGAGAGTCCCGGCGAAATCGTCATTTACCAGGGACGCTCATATAAAGCTTACCGCGGCATGGGATCTGTGGAAGCCATGAAAAAGGGCAGTTCCGACAGATATTATCAAAAAGATACCGGTGAAAATGAAGAGTTGGTTCCCGAAGGCATTGTGGGCCGGATTCCCTACCGGGGAACCATCCGCGAAAATATTGTCCAAATGATCGGCGGACTTAAGGCCGGCATGGGATATTTAGGTTCAGCGACCATTGAAGAGCTCCATCAAAAGGCCAAATTTGTTCGGATCACTGCGGCGGGATTAAGGGAAAGTCATGTCCATGACGTTTCCATCACCAAGGAAGCACCCAATTATAGAGTGGAAAGCAATTAATTCCCATGACTGATAATCAGGATATACCCTTTTATCACCTGCATCTGCACTCTGAGTACTCTTTGCTTGACGGGGCCATCAGGTTAAACGACCTGATGGCAAGATGTAAGGAGTACGGTATGGATGCCGTGTCCATTACAGACCACGGCACCATGTTCGGTGTGGCGGAGTTTTATGAAAAAGCCCAAAAGGCAGGCATTAAACCCATACTGGGCTGTGAAGTCTATGTGGCGCCCAGAACCTTGAATGACAGGACACAACTGGATCGAAAAGGATTGAGTCATCTGGTGCTTTTGGCCAAGGACAGGGAAGGGTACACGAATCTTTGCAAGCTGGTGTCCGTGGCCCAGCTCAAGGGGTTTTATTTTAAGCCCAGAATCGACAAGGAACTTTTTGCTCAACACGCCAAGGGCCTTGTGGGGCTCTCCGCCTGCCTGAAGGGGGATATTCCTCAAGCCATTTTGGCGGGGGACCAGGCAAAAGCAGATGACCTGGCGAGGTTTTATCTTGATACCCTGGGCGAAGGAAATTTTTTTCTTGAAGTCCAGGAAAACGGTATGCAGATCCAGCATCGTGTTAATGAGGGGTTGCTTGATTTGAGCAAGCGGCTCTCCATTCCCATGGTGGCCACCAACGACTGTCATTACCTGTCCAATGGCGATGCCAAAGCCCATGAAATCCTTTTGTGCATCCAGACAGGTGATACCTTTGACAATGCGGATCGGTTTAAATTTGATTCGGACCAGCTCTATTTCAAATCAAAACAGGAGATGGTCGATTCCCTGGGACATTTTCCCGATGCCATTGCCAATACAAAATTGATCGCAGACATGTGCGAGGTGGATTTTGGTAAGAAAACTTATCATTTTCCGCGATATGATCTTGGCGATGGGCTGTCCGAGGACGAACTGTTTCAAAAGCTTGCCATGGAAGGTTTTGAAGAACGTCTTGCTAAAATCAAGGAGAAGACCCCCGACATTGATGAGCAGGTCTACCGGGATCGGATCAAGTACGAGATTGACATTATCCTTGAAATGGGGTTCCCGGGCTACTTTCTCATTGTGGCGGATTTTATCGGCCATGCACGAAAAATCGGGGTGCCGGTGGGTCCGGGCAGGGGATCTGCGGCTGGCTCTATGGTGGCTTACGCTATGGGAATAACCGCCCTTGATCCCATTGAGCATGGGCTGATTTTTGAACGGTTTTTAAATCCGGCTCGTATTTCCATGCCTGATATTGATGTGGATTTTTGCATTGAAGGTCGAGAACAGGTCTATGATTACACGGTTGAAAGGTACGGGGGGCCCGATTATGTGTGTCAGATCATCACTTTCGGGAAGCTCAAAGCCAAGGCCGTAATCCGGGATGTGGGAAGAGCCTTGGGCGTTCCCCTGTCTGAAGTGGATGAAGTGGCCAAGATGATCCCTGACAATGCCAAAAATTTGAAAAAAGCATTGGAAGAGGTGCCGGCCATAAAGGATAAATGCGGGGAAACAGAGGTTAAAACCCAGATGCTCGAGGTTGCAATGCTGCTTGAAGGGCTGCCTCGGCACGCATCCACCCATGCCGCAGGTGTTGTGGTTTCCGACAAACCTTTGTGCGAATACCTGCCGTTGTTCAAGGGCAAAGATGGTGAAACCATTACCCAGTTTGACATGAATTTCACTGAAAAACAGGGGTTGGTTAAATTTGATTTTCTTGGCCTTCGCAATCTGACAGTCATTAAAAACTGTATTGCCCTGATCGAAAAACAGGGTGATATACCGCCGGATCTTCTGCACTTGGATTATTCGGATCCAAAGACCTTTGAACTTTTGCAAAATTCCGATACCACCGGGGTGTTCCAGCTTGAGAGTTCGGGTATGAAGGAGCTTATTTCCCGGCTGAAACCGGCCAGTTTTTCAGATATTGTGGCCCTTGTGGCACTCTACCGTCCAGGGCCCTTGGATTCGGGCATGGCAGACAGCTATGTGGAACGTAAGCATGGCCGGGAGCCTGTAGTATATCAGTTCCCCGAACTTGAGCCTGTGCTTGAAGAGACCTACGGGGTTATTTTGTACCAGGAGCAGGTCATGAAAATTGCCGGGGTCCTTGCCAATTACAGCATGGCCCAGGCCGACGGGCTTAGAAAAGCCATGG
This window of the uncultured Desulfobacter sp. genome carries:
- a CDS encoding ATP-dependent 6-phosphofructokinase gives rise to the protein MGKKIGVVTGGGDCPGLNAVIRAIVKAGDMQGFATIGIRGGFDGLLAPVQADPLTVRDMDGLLIRGGTILGTANAGRFSSKTGQGETRKIPEDLMSQVRQSTEALGLDALVVIGGDGTLTTALQMHESGLPVIGVPKTIDNDLDATQQTFGFDTAVACAVDALDRLHSTAQSHNRVMVLEVMGRYAGWIAAYAGLAGGADVILIPEIKFNMTAIEKKIRSREAMGKLFTIVIVAEGAKLDDTMVVSDNNNTDREIRLGGIGYLLAEKIQEKTGKESRCVVLGHLQRGGQPTHWDRQLCTRFGVQAVHMAASKNFGKMVALKPSGMMGSVHLKDAVNRIRSVAPNGELILTARTLGICFGD
- the guaB gene encoding IMP dehydrogenase → MSNVLPEQGLSFDDVLLLPDYSAILPDEVTTHTRLTKELELNIPIVSAAMDTVTESDTAISMARAGGLGFIHRNLSIAEQVVEVDRVKKSESGMIVDPVTVHPDATISDVLSIMAKYRISGIPVVEGDKLVGIVTNRDLRFETQLDKPAREVMTSENLVTVPEKCTLEESKIMLHKHRIEKLLVVDPQGKLKGLITIKDIEKIRKYPNACKDSLGRLRAGAAIGVGSDMMERVEALLNAGADALVIDTSHGHSKNVVMAVQRIKAAFPTCQLIAGNVAMEAGAKALIDAGVDAVKIGIGPGSICTTRIVAGVGVPQLTAVMNCAEISKKTGVPLIADGGIKYSGDVSKALGAGAHSVMLGSMLAGTKESPGEIVIYQGRSYKAYRGMGSVEAMKKGSSDRYYQKDTGENEELVPEGIVGRIPYRGTIRENIVQMIGGLKAGMGYLGSATIEELHQKAKFVRITAAGLRESHVHDVSITKEAPNYRVESN
- the dnaE gene encoding DNA polymerase III subunit alpha; amino-acid sequence: MTDNQDIPFYHLHLHSEYSLLDGAIRLNDLMARCKEYGMDAVSITDHGTMFGVAEFYEKAQKAGIKPILGCEVYVAPRTLNDRTQLDRKGLSHLVLLAKDREGYTNLCKLVSVAQLKGFYFKPRIDKELFAQHAKGLVGLSACLKGDIPQAILAGDQAKADDLARFYLDTLGEGNFFLEVQENGMQIQHRVNEGLLDLSKRLSIPMVATNDCHYLSNGDAKAHEILLCIQTGDTFDNADRFKFDSDQLYFKSKQEMVDSLGHFPDAIANTKLIADMCEVDFGKKTYHFPRYDLGDGLSEDELFQKLAMEGFEERLAKIKEKTPDIDEQVYRDRIKYEIDIILEMGFPGYFLIVADFIGHARKIGVPVGPGRGSAAGSMVAYAMGITALDPIEHGLIFERFLNPARISMPDIDVDFCIEGREQVYDYTVERYGGPDYVCQIITFGKLKAKAVIRDVGRALGVPLSEVDEVAKMIPDNAKNLKKALEEVPAIKDKCGETEVKTQMLEVAMLLEGLPRHASTHAAGVVVSDKPLCEYLPLFKGKDGETITQFDMNFTEKQGLVKFDFLGLRNLTVIKNCIALIEKQGDIPPDLLHLDYSDPKTFELLQNSDTTGVFQLESSGMKELISRLKPASFSDIVALVALYRPGPLDSGMADSYVERKHGREPVVYQFPELEPVLEETYGVILYQEQVMKIAGVLANYSMAQADGLRKAMGKKIAAMMEEHRTLFMNGAEENGHDPKKAEEVFDLMEKFGGYGFNKSHSAAYALIAFQTAYLKAHFPVEFIAALMTSERGNSDAVLKYMDECKGHNIKVLPPDVNQSDAFFNVDDHCIRFGLAAIKGVGEAAIESIVENREKDGDYSSLYNFCERVNLSKANKKVIEALIKCGAFDSTGDKRAQMMAVLEDALDHGARIQKEKADAQLDLFADSGVGISLPSSIPRMPDIDEWEGKVLLELEKEALGFYITGHPMDDYADIIRKFTSVNTVTLQDVKDEKMVRIAGDLKVQKIHKTKKGDLMAFCNIEDQYSTVELVVFPNLYARTHTFLSQEQVVIVEAEVQRKENTVKLIGEAIVPATQAETLWAAGIVMQVDAKRHETDVLDQIKPVIERYPGNCVSLFNIHIDSEHPDVMVKLSDEYKSDACPGFFQEIETILGPGSIETRCAPVKDKVKKKKRWPKKQVS